The DNA window CATCGGCTAGCATTTCTAATGTTCTATAAAATGGGTCATCAGTTTCGTCAACATGCATGTCCACATCAGCATCATACTTTTCTGCTATATCAAAGCATAACTCTATATGCCTTTTGCTATCCTCAGGTGTATTCTCATTGGCAGGCATACCTCCAACAATATCCGCTCCCATCTCCATTGCTTCCCACATAAGCTTGTCACATCCAGGGTCCTTTATAATACCCTCTTGAGGAAAAGCTATTGTCTGTATATCCATTATGTCCTTATACTTGTCTTTCGCAGCTATTACACCTTCCAATGGCTTTAATCCGCCAATTGTATCTATATCTACATGAGTTCTCATACTTGTTGTACCATTTAAAGCTGCTCTCTTTATAACATCTCCAGCTCTATCTACTATATCCTCAATTGTATACTTAGATTTTTTATCCCAAATAATTTCTATAGCTTCCTTCAATGTACCAGTTTTGTTAGGTTTGACTACATCAACTATATTAACCTTATCCAAATGAATATGGGGGTCAATAAATGAAGGCACAGTAAGCTTACCCTCTGCATCTATTTCTTGCTCTGCTTTTTCAGATAAATTGTTAGCTAATGCTTTTATTTTCCCCTTTTCTATACCTATATCCCAAAGACCTTCCTTGCTTCTAAGCTTTGCATTTCTAATTATAAGATCCAATTATAATCTCTCCTTTTTCATATTGTGAAATATATATTTCATATTGTGATATCATTTTTTTCTATATTCTATAAATATGAGTAAAATCCTGCTTTTTAAAAAATATTTTTCAAATAAAAAAGCTCTATTGCAAAAACAATAAAGCTTTTTGTCCTAATAGAATACTTCTCCCATTACCTCTGTAATCTGTTTAGAAGTAAGCATTAGTTCCTTGGATATAGATTTGATTTTTTCTTCATCTACTCTTGTACTAGGAGCAATAGTAGATATGGCACATATAACTCTTCCACTATGATCAAAGACTGGCACTCCTACTGCAGTAATCATTTGCTCATATTCATCATTTTCTATGGTATAACCTCTCTCTCTCGATATAGATAGGTCTTTTAAAAGACTTTCCGGATCCATTAATGTATTGGGAAGATACTGTTTAAACTTTACTTTAGCTATTAGTTTTTTCAATTCCTCTTCTTTGATATAGCTTAAAAATACCTTTCCTGCTGCTGTACATGTAAGTGGAATTCTTCTTCCTATCATAAGAAATGCTCTAAGGGTATGCTGTGATTCGCAGCCTGTAATACATATAGCCTCATTTCCATCTCTAATAAATAGATTAGTTGTTTCACCAGTTCTTTTAACACATTCCTCTAGTATTGGTGTAACTCTATAGAAATATTTTTCTGGCTTTCTTCCACCTAGCCATGAAAAAAATATTTCTGGACCTATATCGTATTTCTTTGTAATTTGATTTTGACTTATAAAGCTTTCTTCCATCAAGGTTCTCAGCAAACGGTGAGCAGTACTGACATTGTATCCTAAATCCTTTTCTATGTCTGTAAGAGATACTTCACTATCTGAATCTATAATATATTTAAGTATTTTCAAGCTTTTTTGCACAGATTTAATCAATCCACTACTAGCATTATCATTTTTTCTCTCCATATAGTTGCACTCCCTTCGTAAATATTAACGTTTTTAATTGCATCTCTATAATCGTATAACATTACTATTATCATAATTCTTTAACAGGAGTCAATCAACATGAAATTTTTTAAACGTTTCACTATAAATTATTACCCTATAAACCTTTTGAGAAGTTTTTTTACACCTTTTTCTGGTTTATATAGCTTTGGTTCGTCAGTTTCTATATCAGTTCCCGTGATTACTGCCTCAGGATTAATCTCAGTAATCTTTAAAGTTTTTTCTCCGCCTATTAAGTCATTTAATATATCTAATACTTCATTAATTCTATAATACCTTTTACTCGGTTTATGAGCATCTGTTCCAACAAAATGAATCATATCATGCTTAAGGAGCACTTCAGCTGTATTCTTTACACTTTCTCCATACATACCTAGTAAACTTGGTAAATTAAGCTGTGCTAGAGCACCTTTTGATATAAGGGTATGCAAAATATTTGGATTCTCAATTATTTTAGTATTTCTTTCAGGATGGGCTATGATAGGAGTTATCCCTTTCAACTTGAGGTTATATATCATTGTCTCTATATAAATAGGTATATCATGCATAGGCAATTCAATTAGCATATAGTTTGAGCTGTTAAGAGTAGCTATTAAACCTTTCTCTAAAAGCTTCAAGGCATCACAAGTGGAGTATACCTCGCAGCCAAGATATATTTTCATATCAATATTTCTTTTTTCAAGCTCAGAGTTTAATTTTTCTAAAGCTTCTCTATTGTAGCTAGAATCCTTATAACCTACTCCTTCAATATAATGAGGTGTAGCAAATATAACCTCTATACCATTCTCTTTTGCCATTATAGCCATATTTATAGCTTCTTCCATGCTATTTGCACCGTCATCAATTTCAGGGAGTATATGACAATGGATATCATACATTCAATCAACCCCTTCCACTAAAATATATTATCACTTATTTTGAAATATTTACTGAGTTGAACATCAATCTGGACTTATTAATTAAAAAGCTCCTTTAAAGAATTAATCCTTTAAAAGAGCCTTTGCTAATTTGTGTTTTTTTCCTTTTCTACTATCTTAAATAAATAATCTAAAAACTCATCTCGTAAATCTTCACGTCTCAAGGCATACTCTATAGTAGCCTCTAAGAAACCCTGCTTATCTCCTACATCATATCTTCTTCCTTCAAAGCTATATGCATACATGGCTTCTCTTTGAGCTAATTCTTTTAAAGCATCAGTTAGCTGAATTTCTCCACCCTTTCCAGGCTCAGTATGCTCTAGTATTTCAAATATGGCAGGATTAATAATATACCTTCCAAGTATGGCCACATTAGAAGGAGCATCTTCTACATCGGGCTTCTCCACTAATCCCTTTACCTTATATACTCTACCCTCTATGTGTTTTCCATTAACTATGCCATACTTGCTTACATCTTCTCTAGCTACTTCCTGTACTCCAAGAATAGTTGTCTTGTACTCATCATAAGCTTCTATCATTTGCTTTAGACAAGGTTTATCCGCATAAACTATATCATCGCCTAACAGAACAGCAAAGGGTTCATTTCCTATAAAGCTTTTAGCACAATGTATTGCATGACCTAACCCCTTTGGTTCCTTTTGTCTTATGTAGTGAATATTCACCATATCGGAAATCTTTCTTACCTCTTCTAATAGCTCATTCTTACCTTTTTTCTCTAACTCAAGCTCTAATTCTACAGATTTATCAAAATGGTCCTCTATACTTTTCTTATTTCTGCCTGTTATAATTAATATTTCTTCAATACCAGATTCTACAGCCTCTTCAATAATATATTGCAGAGTTGGCTTATCTACAATTGGAAGCATCTCCTTCGGCTGTGCCTTAGTCGCAGGTAAAAATCTAGTTCCCAGACCTGCTGCCGGGATGATAGCTTTACGAACTTTCATAGTATTATCTTACCCTTTCTATTTTAATTTATATTATTTAATATAAGTAACATTAGTATTATAAATAATAACTTTATCTAATCTATAATTCAACAAAAACTATTTTTTCCCTTCCATGTATTTCACAAGAAAAAGGGATTCAACTATTTAAGACTAAGTCTTGTAGCTGAACCCTTCAAATTTTTAGTAGTTATTATAATCTATCTAATAAATCTAACATTCTGTATATTATTACTGCCGCTTGAGCTCTTGTAGCCTTTTCTTGTGGCCCAAAAGTTCCATTCCCTAATCCTTTAACTAATTCTTTGCTCGCTGATATTTCAACTGCTTCCTTTGCCCATTCTGATATTTCTCCATAGTCTGTAAAGCTTGGTGCCCCACTTGTATAGCTTTCATTTGGTTTTATATATTTTAGTGCTCTCACTATAATCGCAGCCATCTGTTCTCTAGTTATTTGACCATTTGGATCGAATTTTCCATCATGACCCGTTACTATCCCTAAGCTTGCCGCTGTTTCCACTGACTCTTTGTACCAAGCTCCTGCTTTCACATCGCTAAAACTTACTATTTTGCCTTCGGGTTTTAGTTTCAATCCTTCCACTATAAGTTTTGTAAATGCTGCCCTTGTTATATTATCATTTGGAGCATAGTTTTTATCATCTACACCATTTATTATATGCCTTGCTGCTAGTATCTCTATTTGCTTTTGTGCCCAAACTACATTACTTACATCATTGAAGGTTTTTCTATATTCTATTACTGCAATTTTACCTAATTTATCTATAGCAACTTTTATTTCTCCCTCTTTTACTACTTTACCCCCGATGTATTCCCATACTTTTGCGACTTCATTAAAATAGTATACACCAAGCTTTTGTGGCTCCGTTACCTTGCTTATATCATATTTAATGGTCAGTGTAAGTGGCATATCCAGTCTTTTTGAGGACTTAACGTCGAATATATCTGATAATAGTTGATATTCTGCTGAAGATAAGTAGCTAACTATTTCTTCAGCTTCTTTTTCATCTAATATCTCTACTATTAGAGATGTTTTTAAATCTCCCTCAACTACTATTAATCCAAGCTCTATAGGTGATTTTTCTTTTTTCTCCTCCTTTGGTTTTAATGGTGCAGGATCATCATAATCTGGTGGACTTGACTGCTTTATCACTTTCATTTTAAAAGTAGCTGACAGTTCTCCTACTTTGGCTGTAATTATTACTTCTCCTTTTCCTTTTCCTGTTACAAGTCCGTTACTGTCTACTGCTGCTACCGAAGCATTTGAACTTGACCACTGAACGTCTTCTAAATCCTCCTTAGTAGCATCTGAGCCATCACTCATTTTACCTTTTAAACCTAACTGTATCTTCTCATTTACCTTTATCTCGGTTTTACTTCCTGTTATAGTTATACTTTCTAGAATAATGGTAGAGATTTCTTTTTTTATTTTGAAAGAAGCTATTTTTTCTACACCATAGCTTTTTAGCTTAATATAGTAAGTCCCATTCTCAATAGACTTTACCATCCTAAATCTAACATTAAATTTGCCTTGGCTATCAGTGGTATATTGGTCAACATCATATATAGATTTGCCATCTTCATTTTCGACTGCCATGGTTATCAAAGCGTTAGGAGCTGGGACTCCATTATTATATACAGTACCAGTACCCGCAACATATTCATCTATATTATAGTCAGTTTTATTTAAACTAAAGTCCATAGTATATATGCTTTCCCCAAAGGCTGGTAATCCATTTACTGCAATCAAAGCAATAACTAATAAACAAATTAATATTTTCTTTGACAATTTTTCCTCCTCCTATCTTATTTAAATGGTTTAGTGTTATTAGTGAAAAGGGCAATGCCCTTTTCACTTTACTTTACTGTAAACTCAACAATTCCTACTTCTGATAGAGGAGCTTTGTTAGTAAAGCTATCCCATACATATACCTTGGCAGTATGTTTTCCTTTACTTACACCATTTACATGGAAGCCCATAGATAGAGTCTTTAATCCTCCAACATTAAGCTCGACACCATTCATAAATCCTATAGCATATGTTCTGTCTTCAGAGTCAACTAGTTTGAAAATAACTGTTCCGCTCTTTGACTCCTCTGATTTATTGGTGATAACCGTATTTACCATTACCATATTACCTAGCTCAAACTCTGTTCCTAGATTTCCGTTAACATCTGATGTCTTAACTATTTCAATGCCTATTGGGTAGCTGGTTTCTTCTATTCTTACTATTTCTGTTGTGTTTCTTACCCTAAGTCTAGCCCCTACAGAATCAGTTGAGGCTAGACCTATAGCACTTACAGTATCTCCTACCCTTATAGCTGGGTCCCATATACCTAATTTTTCCCCGTTTTTTGTCCCGTCACCTATATATCCCTCTAGATATACTCTTGCTTCACCTGTACCATCATCTATATATAAGCTATTACCCTCAGCATCTATTCTAGTTACTTTACCTTGTACTCTTACTAACCATCCTTCATTATCTTTTAGCATACTATTTTTTGTACTCATTAGCTTAGGTTCTATTACTTGTATTGCACTATCAAGTACTACTAAATCAGTATTTTCATTCTTAATTTGAAGCTGATAATCTCCCTGATATTGACCAGCAGTGCCTGTGACTCGTACCTTTGCACCTAAGGGCAGCTTTGTTTGAGATACTCCAAATACTGTTATACCTCCTGTTTCATCTTGAACATATATTACTTCGAAGAAAGCATTATTTAATTCATGCTCTTGTGAGTATGCCTCTGACATAGAAGTTATTCTTCCCTCTATAATAAACTTTTCACCAAAATTACCTGGCATTCCATCTCTTACTTCTTTAATGGTCTTTACTTCTGACTCTGGTTTCAGCTCTAGCCAGTCTAATACTTTATCTGCTATTTGAATATTGGAATATCTATTATCTCCTGACATCTCAAAGTCAGAAAAGAATGTAGTGCCAGAAGCTATTATTTTTGCTCCACTTGAAAGCACTTCTGCCGCTAACCCATATACATTTCCTGCTGCTATTTCAATAAATCCTATAGGAGTGTTACCAGCATTTTCATTTTTAGTAGTAGAATGGCCTTTTACTATAAAATCTACATTTTCATCATTACCACCATCTTTTAATAATACTGAACAGCCACTATAGAAGCTATATAAATCTTCCTCATTTAAACCGGAAGTCAATTTGTATTTTGTTGATGTATATGTGTTAAAGTATAGTCTATATTGTTGTCCGCCATTTTGTGTATAGTCCACTACCTGGTCAGAATTAAATATAATATTTGAGCCTATGGCATTTAATAGTTTATTACCTTGGATGGAGTTTTGATAATCGTCTTTTCCATCATTGTAGTTTGCTCTAGAGGTAACTATTAAAGACCCTCCTTTGTCTGTAAATCTTTTTACTGCTTGTATTTCTTCATCACTTAATTTTGATCTCTTTATTTCACCATTATCGCCTCTATCTATTGGCTGTGGAGAAGTAATGATCAATATGTCAATATCATTTAATGCTTCATCAGTTATGGTATCATGATTTTCTACTATAATCATGTTCTTATTCTTTAACATTTCTCTGAAACTTTCTATTTTATTACTATAATCTCCACCACTTACGTAATGGTTCTTATGAGCGTAGTCTATCATTACCTTTGTAGCAGAACCTTTTGGTACAACTTCTATTCTTGTACTAGCTGTGAAGGTCTTATCTGCTCCTTCTATTGTAGCTACTGCATATATATTGTATTCTCCTACATTTTCAGGCTTCCATGTGATTTTAGCTAAAGCTGTTGCTCCTTGTCCAATATTAGTTACTGTACTTGAGCCTATTTTATTTTCTGGATTTATAGAGTCAACATAAAAATCTACTACAGCTTTGTTTAGCATATTTGATTCATTGTTGAATACTGTAGCAGTTATATCTACATTTGAACCTAATTCTAGTAGGGACTGCGAAGCCTCCATATTCGACAATCCAAAAGCGCTTACTTCTCCAACCCAAATAGGTGCTGTTACAGCTATATCCTTGTCTTCTTGAGTAACTCTTACATAATAATAGCTAAATCTAGGATCCAGTTCAAAATCCCAGTCAACTTTATTTGAGCTAAATGTTCTTGAGGCTGATATGGCTCCACCATCTGAAATTAGCTCTACTTTTGCAATATTGTCATTAGCATCTGGATCGAGAATTGATATACTAACGTTTAGCTTATCAGGATCATTTAACTGTGAACCCATGGGCTGATCGTTAACCTTATACATTATTTCTAGATTATTGTCCTCAGTAGAATAAACTCTTAAATCTCTAATTGCATCATATAGACTATCTCTTGTAAGAGCTTCAGCTACTATTACAGTTCTTGCAGTATTGGCAAGTATCCAGTTTCCCTTATGGTTATCTTGATTGTTTGAAGGTGCTAAATGCCATCCCTTATCTAATGCTCTAGTATAATACCCATAGCTTGGGAAATAACCGCTTCCTCTTACAGGGCCTTCTCC is part of the Proteiniborus sp. MB09-C3 genome and encodes:
- a CDS encoding amidohydrolase family protein is translated as MDLIIRNAKLRSKEGLWDIGIEKGKIKALANNLSEKAEQEIDAEGKLTVPSFIDPHIHLDKVNIVDVVKPNKTGTLKEAIEIIWDKKSKYTIEDIVDRAGDVIKRAALNGTTSMRTHVDIDTIGGLKPLEGVIAAKDKYKDIMDIQTIAFPQEGIIKDPGCDKLMWEAMEMGADIVGGMPANENTPEDSKRHIELCFDIAEKYDADVDMHVDETDDPFYRTLEMLADETIKRGWQGRVTAGHTCALAAYDDHYAKYVIDKVKNAGIHVITNPVTNLMLQGRNDKQPIRRGITRVKELLEAGVNVSFGQDCVKDTFYPFGSADMLQIALITAHAAQMSLPHEIEKVFDMITYDAAKILRLQSYGLEEGKDADIVILDAFTTNDAIRLQPTRLYVIKGGRIIAKSESQKELYFK
- a CDS encoding IclR family transcriptional regulator — encoded protein: MERKNDNASSGLIKSVQKSLKILKYIIDSDSEVSLTDIEKDLGYNVSTAHRLLRTLMEESFISQNQITKKYDIGPEIFFSWLGGRKPEKYFYRVTPILEECVKRTGETTNLFIRDGNEAICITGCESQHTLRAFLMIGRRIPLTCTAAGKVFLSYIKEEELKKLIAKVKFKQYLPNTLMDPESLLKDLSISRERGYTIENDEYEQMITAVGVPVFDHSGRVICAISTIAPSTRVDEEKIKSISKELMLTSKQITEVMGEVFY
- a CDS encoding CpsB/CapC family capsule biosynthesis tyrosine phosphatase yields the protein MYDIHCHILPEIDDGANSMEEAINMAIMAKENGIEVIFATPHYIEGVGYKDSSYNREALEKLNSELEKRNIDMKIYLGCEVYSTCDALKLLEKGLIATLNSSNYMLIELPMHDIPIYIETMIYNLKLKGITPIIAHPERNTKIIENPNILHTLISKGALAQLNLPSLLGMYGESVKNTAEVLLKHDMIHFVGTDAHKPSKRYYRINEVLDILNDLIGGEKTLKITEINPEAVITGTDIETDEPKLYKPEKGVKKLLKRFIG
- the galU gene encoding UTP--glucose-1-phosphate uridylyltransferase GalU, which gives rise to MKVRKAIIPAAGLGTRFLPATKAQPKEMLPIVDKPTLQYIIEEAVESGIEEILIITGRNKKSIEDHFDKSVELELELEKKGKNELLEEVRKISDMVNIHYIRQKEPKGLGHAIHCAKSFIGNEPFAVLLGDDIVYADKPCLKQMIEAYDEYKTTILGVQEVAREDVSKYGIVNGKHIEGRVYKVKGLVEKPDVEDAPSNVAILGRYIINPAIFEILEHTEPGKGGEIQLTDALKELAQREAMYAYSFEGRRYDVGDKQGFLEATIEYALRREDLRDEFLDYLFKIVEKEKNTN
- a CDS encoding S-layer homology domain-containing protein; translation: MSKKILICLLVIALIAVNGLPAFGESIYTMDFSLNKTDYNIDEYVAGTGTVYNNGVPAPNALITMAVENEDGKSIYDVDQYTTDSQGKFNVRFRMVKSIENGTYYIKLKSYGVEKIASFKIKKEISTIILESITITGSKTEIKVNEKIQLGLKGKMSDGSDATKEDLEDVQWSSSNASVAAVDSNGLVTGKGKGEVIITAKVGELSATFKMKVIKQSSPPDYDDPAPLKPKEEKKEKSPIELGLIVVEGDLKTSLIVEILDEKEAEEIVSYLSSAEYQLLSDIFDVKSSKRLDMPLTLTIKYDISKVTEPQKLGVYYFNEVAKVWEYIGGKVVKEGEIKVAIDKLGKIAVIEYRKTFNDVSNVVWAQKQIEILAARHIINGVDDKNYAPNDNITRAAFTKLIVEGLKLKPEGKIVSFSDVKAGAWYKESVETAASLGIVTGHDGKFDPNGQITREQMAAIIVRALKYIKPNESYTSGAPSFTDYGEISEWAKEAVEISASKELVKGLGNGTFGPQEKATRAQAAVIIYRMLDLLDRL
- a CDS encoding CehA/McbA family metallohydrolase yields the protein MNKKVSKSLSLFFVFVLTFTSVFSFVPTALVKADTQTFVETFDNLELTGSSYVDGKFIGVNGIEWSYIHARGGLIDQGNDYSIDGKGLMLRRSGGNSKIFAEINGGIKNFSVDLKKAFTTGTVREVGLFINDELIESYTLENNSEVQNFSVDSINIEGKFILEIRHLSGGSANAQITIDNITWTNYDDGGSGGDPKVLPVTANPSSGEVEAGTKVILSTSTIDATVFYAVYKESFSNEDVVFEEYAEPIQVDEPLTIKTYATKEGLEDSDITEFSYTIKAPATVITIAEARNLPKGQEATVRGVVTWVDGDKKYIQDDTAGIVIDYYKITGAPEVEEGDFIQVTGNLNAFNELITITPNPAAIRIESKNNTLPVPKKITIEQANNDTYESQLIEIEKATIGTINTGGDTVLTDSTGSINIFRIPSTELSEGDEVELIAILSRFTKDPNTTPGYQLRVRKADDIQKILGPDTENPVIAHTPVTKGNIEIDLEITAKVTDNRKVELVTLYYRIKGQDEYEHLAMLKDGENYSVKIPKSQLVLGELQYYIEASDGTNTVTAPEDKNIPYEVKISDEDIVPPVIINLTPVNGTSTDDNLRPEISAEYSDTSGIDVSSIKLYLDGIDITAEADITESKITYVPKTDLSIGNHTAKLEVSDMASVPQKSIVEWGFYVGKRNFNFYFGQLHSHTNLSDGTGTVNEAFRFARDEAKADFFAVTDHSNWFDNEKDLMNENITDVSQSNSAEWKQLNSTALSSTTEAFVGIPGYEMTWSGSTGGWGHINTFNTPWFASRSNSAMNLQAYYNKIAQWPESINQLNHPGKTFGDFADFGFYAPNVDKVVQLIEVGNGEGPVRGSGYFPSYGYYTRALDKGWHLAPSNNQDNHKGNWILANTARTVIVAEALTRDSLYDAIRDLRVYSTEDNNLEIMYKVNDQPMGSQLNDPDKLNVSISILDPDANDNIAKVELISDGGAISASRTFSSNKVDWDFELDPRFSYYYVRVTQEDKDIAVTAPIWVGEVSAFGLSNMEASQSLLELGSNVDITATVFNNESNMLNKAVVDFYVDSINPENKIGSSTVTNIGQGATALAKITWKPENVGEYNIYAVATIEGADKTFTASTRIEVVPKGSATKVMIDYAHKNHYVSGGDYSNKIESFREMLKNKNMIIVENHDTITDEALNDIDILIITSPQPIDRGDNGEIKRSKLSDEEIQAVKRFTDKGGSLIVTSRANYNDGKDDYQNSIQGNKLLNAIGSNIIFNSDQVVDYTQNGGQQYRLYFNTYTSTKYKLTSGLNEEDLYSFYSGCSVLLKDGGNDENVDFIVKGHSTTKNENAGNTPIGFIEIAAGNVYGLAAEVLSSGAKIIASGTTFFSDFEMSGDNRYSNIQIADKVLDWLELKPESEVKTIKEVRDGMPGNFGEKFIIEGRITSMSEAYSQEHELNNAFFEVIYVQDETGGITVFGVSQTKLPLGAKVRVTGTAGQYQGDYQLQIKNENTDLVVLDSAIQVIEPKLMSTKNSMLKDNEGWLVRVQGKVTRIDAEGNSLYIDDGTGEARVYLEGYIGDGTKNGEKLGIWDPAIRVGDTVSAIGLASTDSVGARLRVRNTTEIVRIEETSYPIGIEIVKTSDVNGNLGTEFELGNMVMVNTVITNKSEESKSGTVIFKLVDSEDRTYAIGFMNGVELNVGGLKTLSMGFHVNGVSKGKHTAKVYVWDSFTNKAPLSEVGIVEFTVK